In a single window of the Drosophila miranda strain MSH22 chromosome XL, D.miranda_PacBio2.1, whole genome shotgun sequence genome:
- the LOC108162040 gene encoding uncharacterized protein LOC108162040 isoform X7: MNSNSCSDSSNDSMANPLQMNFGQPQLQSLQQERYVWEMRTRSPNVTPASTVLNSPDLNAELPYAPLQGQSPGQMSMGYGETGGQMASSYYYQRPHLHQIRVGRSPGSQFDAHESLPQGRASPGSPTDVGKADGQCLRDGEIVVFDDIDTNWMNKAAPVMRSDSQEDILKVTKMIGQLPIAEYEGSPRRFGNQPAAGSRKRPPGFPQRVSPTASGVGGGGGSGSGSSNHNVAGKAASGNLIDLIDHEEDGRTAAAREKTPAFDYLYEFSETRKVLEEFFKANPDDEKRFADYTTESGDDVPNSQQQQQEHPATTPMEQAYIGQRLARIPKEELYMVHRSPSRKQPPSEHNNVSVPTVYQEQHNDIELYIDSNSRSSGDLADTELEANLRRHSRNFTLSPETTDYDSNCGDLDSLSNDINCPTDYGKLYTSMPVLEDGLSSGHASDTENNVSVVCDKQAQQPQPQQQQQPTVHEHNGNANGNGTAVNGERLENEYNNSASLATVTTDASQSALISDFASLPMPMPPPLPLPLPCTPPQIELPDTDSLEHEPMQAEQATATAADCGDCCPMEQSHYGAVYAAAASAGSAVQQPATAAVEIQEAMKEIRTALQRAKTQPDKLKFCDEVLPTEPESPVWVPRKCGAAATATPAAAVPEEEPDTDLETDRLLGQQRHEEQDFFSDQPRAPDSNANEGTEIASSNGHLNGGCIDNNNPKPQTYSTATIRQGIGTSLTPNSPDICQIVGTADITISGSPEKLQFTKSPTGSIKSLKDSANSDKKAKSRNKEGLLEPKVLIEGVLFRAKYLGSTQLVCEGQPTKSTRMMQAEEAVSRIKAPEGESQPSTEVDLFISTEKIMVLNTDLKEIMMDHALRTISYIADIGDLVVLMARRRFVPNSLGDTNPSPGPNPLGSDSPNPPLAAAAIEAADSSPPKEPAQVLHNKHNRTPKMICHVFESDEAQFIAQSIGQAFQVAYMEFLKANGIENENLAKEMDYQEVLNSQEIFGDELEIFAKKELQKEVVVPKAKGEILGVVIVESGWGSMLPTVVIANLMSTGAAARCGQLNIGDQLIAINGMSLVGLPLSTCQSYIRNAKNQTAVKFTVVPCPPVVEVKILRPKALFQLGFSVQNGVICSLLRGGIAERGGVRVGHRIIEINNQSVVAVPHDTIVKLLSSSVGEILMKTMPTSMFRLLTGQETPIYI, from the exons ATGAATTCAAATTcctgcagcgacagcagcaacGATTCGATGGCCAATCCGTTGCAAATGAACTTTGGACAGCCGCAGCTGCAGTCGCTACAGCAGGAGCGCTACGTGTGGGAAATGCGAACGCGCAGTCCCAATGTGACGCCCGCCAGCACAGTACTCAACTCCCCGGACCTGAACGCCGAGCTGCCGTACGCACCGCTGCAGGGCCAGTCGCCGGGACAGATGTCTATGGGCTATGGGGAAACCGGCGGACAGATGGCCTCCTCCTACTACTACCAGCGGCCTCATCTCCATCAGATCCGTGTGGGACGTAGTCCGGGCAGTCAGTTCGATGCCCACGAATCCCTGCCGCAG GGTCGTGCCAGTCCCGGGTCGCCAACGGACGTGGGCAAGGCCGATGGCCAGTGCCTGAGGGATGGGGAGATAGTCGTCTTTGACGACATTGACACCAACTGGATGAACAAGGCCGCCCCGGTGATGCGCTCAGACAGCCAGGAGGATATCCTGAAGGTGACCAAAATGATTGGCCAGCTGCCCATAGCCGAGTACGAGGGATCGCCGCGTCGATTTGGCAACCAACCGGCAGCCGGCTCACGCAAGCGACCCCCGGGTTTTCCACAGCGCGTCTCGCCCACAGCGAGCGGCGTCggtggcggcggtggcagcggcagcggcagcagcaaccacaatGTGGCCGGCAAGGCCGCGTCGggcaatctgatagatctGATCGATCACGAGGAGGACGGCAGGACGGCGGCAGCAAGAGAGAAAACACCAGCATTCGATTACTTGTATGAGTTCTCGGAAACGCGCAAGGTTCTGGAGGAGTTCTTCAAGGCCAATCCCGACGATGAGAAACGTTTCGCGGACTACACCACAGAGAGCGGCGATGATGTGCCCAATTCG cagcagcagcagcaggaacatCCGGCAACGACACCGATGGAGCAGGCATACATTGGCCAGCGCCTGGCTAGGATACCCAAAGAGGAGCTTTACATGGTTCATCGTTCGCCCAGCAGGAAGCAG CCGCCCAGTGAACACAACAACGTCAGTGTACCGACTGTGTATCAGGAGCAGCACAACGATATTGAGCTGTATATCGATTCGAATAGCCGCAGCAGCGGCGACCTGGCGGACACCGAACTGGAGGCGAATCTGCGCAGACATTCGCGCAACTTTACCCTCTCGCCGGAGACGACGGACTACGATTCGAACTGCGGCGATTTAGATAGCCTGTCGAATGACATCAACTGCCCCACAGACTACGGCAAGCTGTACACGAGCATGCCCGTGCTGGAGGATGGCCTCAGCAGTGGCCATGCCTCCGATACGGAGAACAATGTATCTGTTGTCTGTGACAAGCAGGcacaacagccacagccacagcagcagcagcaaccgaCCGTCCACGAGCACAATGGCAACGCAAATGGCAATGGCACTGCTGTAAATGGTGAGCGATTGGAGAACGAATACAACAACAGTGCCAGCCTGGCGACTGTCACAACCGATGCCTCACAATCGGCGCTGATAAGTGACTTTGCCTcgctgccgatgccgatgccaccgccactgccactgccactgccctgCACACCGCCGCAGATTGAACTGCCAGACACGGACAGCCTCGAGCACGAGCCCATGCAAGCCGAACAGGCCACAGCGACTGCAGCGGATTGCGGCGATTGCTGCCCCATGGAGCAATCCCACTATGGAGCAGTCTATGCAGCAGCGGCATCCGCAGGAAGTGCCGTCCAGCAGCCGGCCACAGCGGCAGTGGAGATCCAGGAGGCCATGAAGGAGATACGCACGGCCCTGCAGCGGGCCAAGACGCAGCCGGACAAGCTCAAGTTCTGTGACGAAGTCCTGCCAACCGAACCGGAGTCCCCCGTGTGGGTGCCACGCAAATGCGGTGCGGCGGCAACAGCAACGCCGGCCGCAGCTGTGCCGGAGGAGGAGCCTGATACCGATCTGGAAACGGATCGATTGTTGGGCCAGCAGCGGCACGAGGAGCAGGACTTTTTCTCCGATCAG CCTCGGGCCCCCGATAGCAATGCCAACGAGGGAACGGAAATAGCCAGCAGCAATGGACATCTCAATGGCGGTTGCATTGACAACAACAATCCCAAGCCGCAGACCTATTCGACGGCCACAATTCGGCAGGGTATCGGTACCTCCCTGACGCCCAATTCGCCGGACATTTGCCAGATTGTGGGCACGGCGGACATCACGATCAGCGGGTCCCCGGAGAAGCTGCAGTTCACCAAGAGTCCGACGGGATCCATCAAGTCGTTAAAGGACTCGGCCAATAGCGACAAGAAAGCCAAGTCGCGGAACAAGGAGG GTCTATTGGAACCCAAAGTTCTCATTGAGGGCGTACTCTTCCGCGCCAAGTATCTGGGATCGACGCAGCTCGTATGCGAGGGCCAGCCGACCAAGTCGACGCGAATGATGCAGGCCGAAGAGGCTGTGTCCCGGATCAAG GCACCCGAGGGCGAGAGCCAGCCTAGCACGGAGGTGGATCTGTTCATATCAACCGAGAAGATAATGGTGCTAAACACAGACCTCAAGGAGATCATGATGGACCATGCCCTGCGCACCATTTCCTACATAGCCGACATCGGGGATCTGGTGGTGCTGATGGCCCGTCGCCGGTTCGTGCCCAACAGTTTGGGTGATACGAATCCCAGCCCCGGTCCAAATCCGCTGGGAAGTGATTCCCCCAATCCTCCGCTGGCGGCGGCGGCCATCGAGGCAGCAGACTCCTCGCCACCAAAGGAGCCCGCCCAGGTGCTGCACAATAAGCACAATCGGACTCCGAAGATGATCTGCCACGTGTTCGAGAGCGATGAGGCGCAGTTCATTGCGCAGTCGATTGGCCAGGCCTTCCAGGTGGCCTACATGGAGTTCCTCAAGGCCAATGGCATCGAGAACGAGAACCTGGCCAAGGAGATGGACTACCAGGAGGTGCTCAACAGTCAGGAGATCTTTGGCGACGAGCTAGAGATATTCGCCAAGAAGGAGCTCCAGAAGGAGGTTGTCGTCCCCAAGGCGAAGGGCGAAATCCTTGGTGTTGTCATCGTCGAATCCGGCTGGGGCTCGATGCTGCCGACGGTCGTGATTGCCAACCTAATGTCCACCGGGGCTGCCGCCCGTTGCGGCCAGCTGAACATTGGCGACCAGCTGATAGCCATCAATGGCATGAGCCTGGTCGGTCTGCCGCTCTCCACCTGCCAGAGCTACATACGCAATGCCAAGAATCAAACTGCCGTCAAGTTCACCGTTGTGCCCTGTCCCCCCGTCGTCGAGGTGAAGATACTGCGCCCCAAGGCCCTGTTCCAGTTGGGTTTCAGTGTCCAGAATGGCGTG ATCTGCAGTCTGCTGCGCGGAGGAATCGCCGAGCGCGGCGGTGTCCGGGTGGGTCATCGCATCATCGAGATCAACAATCAGAGTGTGGTGGCCGTACCCCACGATACCATTGTCAAGCTCTTGTCATCCTCTGTAGGCGAG ATCCTGATGAAGACTATGCCCACGTCCATGTTTCGTTTGCTCACTGGCCAGGAGACGCCTAtctatatataa